The Martelella sp. AD-3 genome includes a region encoding these proteins:
- a CDS encoding ABC transporter substrate-binding protein, with translation MKRVTTLLATVSVLAASQASAFAAEITINSFGGAYEEAHRKCVIEPFTAETGADVKIVTAYSADAFAQLRAQKDAPQFDVIHFSGGQEIVGAEEGLLAPIDPSKLTNAADLYSFAGANMDKGEGPAYQIAAIGLLYNSDELAEAPANWADLMKPEMAEGLVLTDISNTYGLFGFLMLNQVAGGDLENIQPGLDAVKSMLDNGAYVVSKSPEIQQSFAQGGAFVAPYASDYAFTLRKAGLPVKFQQGAEGTPASYITANLVAGRDNEDLALKFIDVELSPEAQACFAEALRYTPTNAKTELPAEVAADVAYGEEGVKSLLRFDPEVIEASRADWVVEWNKAIAQ, from the coding sequence ATGAAACGCGTAACCACACTGCTGGCGACTGTGTCAGTTCTCGCCGCCTCGCAGGCTTCTGCCTTCGCGGCGGAAATCACCATCAACTCCTTTGGCGGCGCCTATGAGGAGGCCCACCGCAAATGCGTCATCGAGCCGTTCACCGCCGAAACCGGGGCGGATGTGAAGATCGTCACCGCCTATTCGGCGGACGCCTTCGCCCAGTTGCGCGCCCAGAAGGACGCGCCGCAGTTCGATGTCATCCATTTTTCCGGCGGTCAGGAGATCGTCGGCGCCGAGGAGGGGCTGCTCGCGCCGATCGATCCCTCGAAACTCACGAATGCCGCCGACCTCTACTCCTTCGCCGGCGCCAATATGGACAAGGGCGAGGGCCCTGCCTACCAGATCGCGGCCATCGGCCTGCTGTACAACAGCGACGAGCTTGCCGAAGCGCCGGCAAATTGGGCCGACCTGATGAAGCCGGAAATGGCGGAAGGTCTGGTGCTGACCGACATCTCCAACACCTACGGCCTGTTCGGCTTCCTGATGCTGAACCAGGTCGCCGGCGGTGACCTGGAAAACATCCAGCCGGGCCTCGACGCGGTGAAATCCATGCTCGACAACGGCGCCTATGTCGTTTCCAAGTCGCCGGAAATCCAGCAGTCCTTCGCGCAGGGTGGAGCTTTCGTTGCGCCTTATGCCTCCGACTATGCCTTTACGCTGAGAAAGGCCGGCCTGCCGGTCAAGTTCCAGCAGGGCGCGGAAGGCACGCCGGCAAGCTACATCACCGCCAATCTGGTGGCCGGCCGAGACAATGAAGACCTGGCGCTGAAGTTCATCGATGTCGAGCTTTCGCCCGAAGCCCAGGCCTGCTTCGCCGAGGCGCTGCGCTATACGCCGACCAATGCCAAGACCGAACTGCCGGCAGAGGTTGCCGCCGATGTCGCCTATGGCGAGGAAGGCGTGAAGAGCCTGCTGCGCTTCGACCCGGAAGTGATCGAGGCAAGCCGCGCCGACTGGGTCGTTGAGTGGAACAAGGCCATCGCCCAATAA
- a CDS encoding adenine deaminase translates to MSKLTRFSVAPLSEMTRRLADVAFGREEPDLVITGARALSTYSERMLDDRELWIAGGRIAAMKPAGTYRGKAANVHDVKGGIIAPGLVDPHLHIESSMVTACAYAEAALLNGTTTIFCDSHEIGNVMDVAGVEAMLEDAREAPLSIFLTVPSTVPATSPGMETAGGDLTPEKIAKIFDRWPEAVALGEKMDFVPVAMSDERSHAIIAESLKRGRPVSGHVYGRDFVAAYAAAGVTDTHEAIDREIANDLIEAGVWVFLRGGPPTTPWHSLPEAIKAVTELGASHKRVAVCTDDRDADDLLMFGQDWVTRQAVKAGMKPEQAWSMGSLHGATRFGMGEEIGGLGGGRRADIVLLDDTLKPVNTWYGGELVVEDEKVTPLLDEALSKRYRYPEAAYHTVKLPKEIRLTPDLPTKKVVAHCIRTELPGITLIHDRIELELANDWQDHFDRHDLCFVSVIERHGKSDGNVANGLLADFSLKRGAVASSVGHDSHNIIVAGTNEADMQVAVRAIEESQGGVCVVNEGKVRAMVELPIAGLLSDKRVNDVADAVRVLKLEWEEAGCAIPYMGFNLIPLSVIPEIRLTDKGLVLVPEMEVIDLFEEV, encoded by the coding sequence ATGAGCAAGCTGACACGTTTTTCTGTCGCCCCACTTTCCGAAATGACCCGGCGGCTCGCCGACGTCGCCTTTGGCCGCGAGGAGCCCGACCTCGTCATCACCGGCGCGCGCGCGCTGTCGACCTATTCGGAACGCATGCTCGACGACCGCGAACTCTGGATTGCGGGCGGCCGCATCGCCGCGATGAAACCGGCCGGAACCTATCGCGGCAAGGCGGCGAACGTCCACGACGTCAAGGGCGGCATCATTGCGCCCGGCCTGGTGGATCCGCATCTCCATATCGAATCCAGCATGGTCACGGCCTGCGCCTATGCCGAGGCAGCGCTTCTGAACGGCACCACGACGATCTTCTGTGACAGCCACGAAATCGGCAATGTGATGGATGTCGCGGGCGTGGAGGCGATGCTGGAGGATGCGCGCGAGGCGCCGCTTTCGATCTTCCTCACGGTTCCCAGCACGGTTCCGGCCACCAGTCCCGGGATGGAAACGGCCGGCGGCGACCTGACGCCGGAAAAGATCGCGAAAATCTTCGACCGCTGGCCGGAGGCCGTCGCGCTCGGCGAGAAGATGGACTTCGTGCCGGTGGCCATGAGTGACGAGCGCTCGCATGCCATCATCGCCGAATCGCTCAAACGCGGCCGTCCGGTCTCCGGCCATGTCTATGGTCGCGATTTCGTAGCGGCCTATGCCGCTGCCGGCGTGACCGATACACATGAGGCGATCGATCGCGAGATCGCCAATGACCTGATCGAAGCGGGCGTCTGGGTCTTCCTGCGCGGCGGCCCGCCGACCACGCCCTGGCATTCGCTGCCCGAGGCGATCAAGGCCGTCACCGAGCTCGGCGCCTCCCACAAGCGGGTGGCCGTCTGCACCGATGACCGCGACGCCGACGACCTCTTGATGTTCGGCCAGGACTGGGTGACGCGCCAGGCGGTGAAGGCCGGCATGAAGCCGGAACAGGCCTGGTCGATGGGCTCGTTGCATGGCGCCACGCGTTTCGGCATGGGCGAGGAGATCGGCGGGCTCGGCGGCGGCAGACGCGCCGATATCGTGCTGCTGGACGACACGCTGAAGCCGGTCAACACCTGGTATGGCGGCGAACTCGTCGTGGAAGACGAAAAGGTGACGCCGCTGCTTGATGAAGCGCTTTCGAAGCGTTATCGCTATCCGGAAGCCGCCTATCATACGGTGAAACTGCCGAAGGAGATCAGGCTGACGCCCGATCTTCCGACGAAAAAGGTCGTGGCTCACTGCATCCGCACCGAACTGCCCGGCATCACGCTGATCCACGACAGGATCGAGCTCGAACTGGCGAATGACTGGCAGGACCATTTCGACCGGCACGACCTCTGCTTCGTCTCGGTGATCGAGCGCCACGGCAAGTCCGACGGCAATGTCGCCAACGGCCTGCTTGCCGACTTCTCGCTGAAGCGCGGCGCCGTCGCCTCGTCCGTCGGCCATGACAGCCACAACATCATCGTCGCCGGCACCAACGAGGCCGACATGCAGGTGGCTGTGCGCGCCATCGAGGAGAGCCAGGGCGGCGTTTGCGTGGTCAATGAGGGCAAGGTCCGCGCCATGGTCGAACTGCCGATCGCGGGGCTTCTTTCCGACAAGCGCGTGAACGATGTCGCAGACGCCGTGCGCGTGCTGAAGCTCGAATGGGAGGAAGCGGGCTGCGCCATCCCCTATATGGGCTTCAACCTCATCCCGCTCTCCGTCATCCCCGAAATCCGCCTCACCGACAAGGGACTGGTTCTGGTGCCGGAGATGGAAGTGATCGACCTGTTCGAGGAGGTGTGA
- a CDS encoding ABC transporter ATP-binding protein, translated as MSDIHLDQIRKSYGHVEVLHGIDLKLASGEFVSLLGASGCGKTTLLRTVAGLEAASAGRVVIDHQDVTNLPPERRDIAMMFQSYALLPHLSVYENVRFPLRMRRIGTRAEQDQRVKDALETVQLPHLSDRFPRQLSGGQQQRVALARAIVSNPKVLLLDEPLSNLDARLREDMQVELIEIHRRLGLTTLFVTHDQEEALSLSDRVVLLNAGKVEQEGAPEAIYAEPATEFVSGFIGSANILPATVEAGYAVLEDGQRLALPASDRPDGPVSVALRQEDLGVAADGGGLKARVRTRVYLGGRNRYVLSLAGQTIRMLTANEIVLKPGEDVMLSIALDRIRVLDRRNT; from the coding sequence ATGTCAGACATACATCTCGACCAGATCAGAAAATCCTATGGCCATGTGGAAGTGCTTCACGGCATCGATCTGAAGCTCGCCTCCGGCGAATTCGTCAGCCTTCTGGGCGCCTCGGGCTGTGGCAAGACCACGCTGTTGCGCACCGTGGCCGGGTTGGAAGCGGCGTCTGCCGGGCGCGTGGTCATCGACCATCAGGACGTCACCAACCTGCCGCCGGAGCGCCGGGACATCGCGATGATGTTCCAGTCCTACGCGCTGCTGCCGCATCTCAGCGTCTATGAAAACGTCCGTTTTCCCCTGCGCATGCGCCGCATCGGCACGCGCGCCGAGCAGGACCAGCGGGTGAAGGACGCGCTTGAGACCGTGCAGTTGCCGCATCTTTCCGACCGTTTCCCGCGCCAGCTTTCCGGCGGCCAGCAGCAGCGCGTGGCCCTTGCCCGCGCCATCGTCTCGAACCCGAAAGTGCTGCTGCTCGACGAGCCGCTTTCCAATCTCGACGCGCGTCTGCGCGAGGACATGCAGGTGGAGCTGATCGAGATCCACCGCCGCCTCGGCCTGACGACGCTGTTCGTCACCCACGACCAGGAGGAGGCCTTGAGCCTCTCCGACCGGGTCGTGTTGCTGAATGCCGGAAAGGTGGAACAGGAAGGGGCGCCGGAGGCGATCTATGCCGAGCCCGCCACCGAATTCGTCTCCGGCTTCATCGGTTCGGCCAATATTCTGCCGGCCACGGTCGAGGCGGGGTATGCGGTTCTGGAAGACGGGCAACGGCTTGCGCTGCCGGCTTCCGACAGGCCGGACGGCCCGGTCTCGGTCGCGCTCCGGCAGGAGGATCTCGGCGTGGCTGCCGATGGTGGGGGGCTGAAGGCCAGGGTCAGGACCCGCGTCTATCTCGGCGGGCGCAACCGCTATGTCCTTTCGCTTGCCGGCCAGACCATCCGCATGCTGACGGCAAACGAGATCGTGCTGAAACCGGGCGAAGACGTGATGCTTTCCATAGCGCTCGACCGCATCCGCGTTCTTGATCGCCGGAACACCTGA
- a CDS encoding ABC transporter permease — protein sequence MVKAVPLWLKIATYVFIALIVVLMLAPLIVVVGTSFSANQFISFPPKDFSLEWYRKVLSSDAYLGSAGLSLAIALLVTLSSVIIGGAAAIAIHRRQLPKSELLGALFLSPLILPTIIYAIGLLMFWSAAFGRVSFVTLWIGHTAITLPYVVRTTLAVLTESDPFIEEAARTMGAGRIQRLFFVVLPQCRPGLAAGAFFAFNISFDEAVLSLFLRTPDLTTLPVQIYGQLEFSPDPSVAAVSTIMIALTVLLILVIDRVLGIGKFASA from the coding sequence ATGGTTAAGGCGGTTCCGCTCTGGCTGAAGATTGCGACCTATGTCTTCATCGCGCTCATCGTCGTGCTGATGCTCGCTCCGCTGATCGTGGTCGTCGGCACGTCCTTCTCCGCCAACCAGTTCATCTCCTTCCCGCCAAAGGATTTCTCGCTGGAATGGTACCGAAAGGTCCTGTCGTCGGATGCCTATCTCGGCTCGGCCGGGCTCAGCCTGGCGATCGCGCTACTGGTCACGCTTTCCTCCGTCATCATCGGCGGGGCGGCGGCGATCGCGATCCACCGGCGGCAATTGCCGAAGTCGGAGCTTCTCGGCGCTCTTTTCCTGTCGCCGCTGATCCTGCCGACGATCATCTATGCCATCGGCCTGTTGATGTTCTGGAGCGCCGCCTTCGGCCGAGTCTCCTTCGTCACGCTCTGGATCGGCCATACGGCGATCACGTTGCCCTATGTGGTGCGCACCACGCTTGCCGTGCTGACCGAATCCGATCCCTTCATCGAGGAGGCGGCGCGCACCATGGGGGCGGGGCGCATCCAGCGGCTCTTTTTCGTGGTGCTGCCGCAATGCCGGCCGGGCCTTGCCGCAGGGGCCTTCTTCGCCTTCAACATCTCCTTCGACGAGGCGGTGCTGTCGCTGTTCCTCAGAACCCCGGACCTCACCACGCTGCCGGTGCAGATCTACGGCCAGCTCGAATTCAGTCCCGACCCTTCCGTCGCCGCGGTCTCCACGATCATGATCGCGCTCACCGTTCTGCTCATTCTCGTGATCGACCGCGTTCTCGGAATCGGCAAGTTCGCGAGCGCATAG
- a CDS encoding aminobutyraldehyde dehydrogenase: MSDFETRLFINGRFEAGEGNLETAFEPATGRKLAGVTSASEEQINRAVEAADAARHGFALTTPRERAKALNAIADKVEGNGDLASIESLNAGKPLRFVVAGELANVADVFRFFASAIRNMPASAAGHYRSSSMMSMMRRDPVGVIAQIAPWNYPLLMAAWKIAPAVAAGNTVVIKPSEHTPLSLLKLAEIIGDLLPPGVINVVLGNGLDVGQKLISHDRVRMISLTGDVRTGRAVLQAAAGPMIKRTHLELGGKAPVIVADDADLERLVATLREASFYNAGQDCTAACRILVSHARADELKERLVAMIGELSFGAPERDDVEFGPVITARHRDRIAGFVERAKAEGGTVLVGGKAPEGDGYFFEPTLVEAPAEAEIVQKEVFGPVISLTSVADDKEALAIANASEYGLASSVWSKDSARAACIAGALEYGVTWINTHGVFATEMPHGGMKNSGYGSDLSMQSLLDYTQVRHVMTALD, encoded by the coding sequence ATGTCGGATTTCGAAACGCGACTTTTCATCAACGGCCGGTTCGAAGCGGGCGAGGGCAACCTTGAGACGGCCTTCGAGCCCGCAACGGGCCGGAAGCTTGCCGGCGTCACTTCGGCAAGCGAGGAGCAGATCAACCGCGCGGTAGAGGCGGCAGACGCCGCCCGGCACGGCTTTGCGCTGACGACGCCGAGGGAACGGGCGAAAGCCCTCAACGCCATCGCCGACAAGGTGGAAGGCAATGGCGACCTCGCGTCCATCGAATCCCTCAATGCCGGCAAGCCGCTGCGCTTCGTCGTCGCGGGCGAACTGGCCAATGTCGCCGACGTCTTCCGTTTCTTTGCGTCCGCGATCCGCAATATGCCGGCATCGGCCGCCGGTCACTACCGCTCGTCCTCGATGATGAGCATGATGCGGCGCGATCCGGTCGGCGTCATCGCCCAGATCGCGCCGTGGAACTACCCGCTCTTGATGGCGGCGTGGAAGATCGCGCCCGCCGTTGCCGCCGGCAATACGGTGGTGATCAAGCCCTCCGAGCATACCCCGCTCAGCCTGCTGAAGCTTGCCGAAATCATCGGCGATCTCCTGCCGCCGGGCGTCATCAATGTCGTGCTCGGCAACGGCCTCGACGTCGGCCAGAAGCTGATCTCGCACGATCGGGTGCGGATGATTTCCCTGACGGGGGATGTCCGCACCGGCCGCGCCGTGCTCCAGGCGGCAGCCGGCCCCATGATCAAGCGCACCCATCTGGAATTGGGCGGCAAGGCGCCGGTGATCGTCGCCGACGATGCCGATCTGGAAAGGCTCGTCGCGACGCTGCGCGAGGCCAGCTTCTACAATGCCGGGCAGGACTGCACCGCCGCCTGCCGTATCCTCGTCAGCCACGCGCGCGCCGATGAACTGAAAGAGCGCCTCGTCGCCATGATCGGCGAACTTTCCTTCGGCGCTCCGGAGCGGGATGATGTCGAGTTCGGCCCCGTCATCACCGCCCGCCACCGCGACCGCATCGCCGGTTTCGTCGAGCGCGCGAAAGCCGAGGGCGGCACCGTGCTTGTCGGCGGCAAGGCACCGGAAGGCGACGGCTATTTCTTTGAGCCGACTCTGGTGGAAGCGCCCGCCGAAGCAGAGATCGTGCAGAAGGAGGTCTTCGGCCCGGTGATTTCGCTCACAAGCGTCGCCGACGACAAGGAAGCGCTCGCCATCGCCAACGCCTCCGAATACGGCCTCGCCTCCTCCGTCTGGTCGAAGGACAGCGCACGTGCGGCGTGCATTGCCGGCGCGCTCGAATACGGCGTCACCTGGATCAACACCCACGGCGTCTTCGCAACCGAGATGCCCCATGGGGGCATGAAGAATTCCGGCTATGGCTCGGATCTCTCCATGCAGTCGCTCCTCGACTATACTCAGGTCCGCCATGTGATGACCGCGCTCGACTGA
- a CDS encoding DsbA family protein produces MMQRRSLLKGVLAGSGLALSPFGAAFAHEPTPQEVFADPNAPVLGNPEGDVTVVEYFDFQCTYCKRDYPMVRDVVAKDGNVRLVMKDWPIFGEVSVYAAQAVQGAAALGEYDTALNALMTAQGRLTHERIETLLTAAGLDFDAIAEAVKANEKKISDLLDRNYHQAEAFQFNGTPSYVIGRMVYPGVLDRIMLESAIAEARSAG; encoded by the coding sequence ATGATGCAAAGACGCAGCCTGCTGAAGGGCGTCCTCGCGGGTTCGGGACTGGCGCTGTCGCCTTTCGGCGCGGCCTTCGCTCACGAACCGACGCCACAGGAGGTTTTCGCGGACCCGAACGCGCCCGTCCTCGGCAATCCGGAAGGCGACGTTACCGTGGTCGAATATTTCGACTTCCAGTGCACCTATTGCAAGCGCGACTACCCGATGGTGCGCGACGTCGTGGCAAAGGACGGCAATGTGAGGCTGGTGATGAAGGACTGGCCGATCTTCGGCGAGGTCTCCGTCTACGCCGCCCAGGCTGTTCAGGGCGCGGCGGCTCTCGGCGAATATGACACGGCGCTCAACGCGCTGATGACCGCGCAGGGACGTCTCACGCATGAGCGGATCGAAACGCTTCTGACCGCCGCCGGGCTGGATTTCGACGCCATTGCCGAGGCGGTGAAGGCGAACGAGAAGAAGATCTCCGACCTGCTCGATCGCAACTACCACCAGGCCGAAGCCTTCCAGTTCAATGGCACGCCCTCCTATGTCATCGGCCGCATGGTCTATCCGGGCGTGCTCGACAGGATCATGCTGGAATCGGCGATCGCCGAGGCGCGATCGGCAGGCTGA
- a CDS encoding DUF3830 family protein, which produces MDDRKLYLKFIDADVQGIISLYWENAPETCKAIWGALEKPIRWPATHAMFAGPEIMMGLPEEARNFDPTKLPPENQTILPEPGEMLWFYQPKNFFKNDPSEFWELGMFYGQGGRTFGPTGWISCTYIGKMTENLDAVAEQCRRIRIEGAKRVEVGRLA; this is translated from the coding sequence GTGGACGACCGAAAACTCTACCTCAAGTTCATCGATGCCGACGTTCAAGGCATAATTTCTCTTTATTGGGAGAATGCGCCGGAGACCTGCAAGGCCATCTGGGGCGCGCTCGAAAAGCCGATCCGGTGGCCGGCGACCCATGCCATGTTTGCGGGGCCCGAGATCATGATGGGCCTGCCGGAGGAAGCACGCAATTTCGACCCGACGAAACTGCCGCCGGAAAACCAGACGATCCTGCCCGAACCCGGCGAAATGCTGTGGTTCTACCAGCCCAAGAACTTCTTCAAGAACGATCCCTCGGAGTTCTGGGAGCTTGGCATGTTCTATGGGCAAGGCGGGCGTACTTTTGGCCCGACCGGCTGGATTTCCTGCACCTATATCGGAAAAATGACCGAAAACCTTGATGCGGTTGCCGAGCAGTGCAGACGCATCCGCATCGAAGGCGCAAAGCGGGTGGAAGTCGGGCGTCTCGCCTGA
- a CDS encoding ABC transporter permease, which translates to MNTDRAENALLVSPGLLLLALAFFLPIARMLGLSVMAEEGGFTLAHFAQFVSEPYYLGVLWRTIRLSFIITLVSALIGFPLAYIMARTGPRARLWLIIVILLPLMTSVVIRTFGWMVIFERGGIVSGTLYDLGLVKRNFTLMRTETAIVIGMVQVLLPFMTLSILGVITRIDQRLEEAARTMGCNFLQSFRHVVLPLSMPGIAAGSLLAFTLSASSFVTPSLLGGPRLQVLASSIYSSVTQTLDWHFAAAQAVILFLGIALTLIPYFRLTGGRHG; encoded by the coding sequence ATGAACACTGACCGTGCAGAAAACGCGCTCCTGGTTTCGCCCGGGCTTCTGCTGCTGGCGCTCGCCTTCTTTCTCCCGATTGCCCGCATGCTCGGGCTTTCGGTGATGGCCGAGGAGGGGGGCTTCACGCTTGCCCATTTCGCCCAATTTGTCAGCGAGCCATATTATCTCGGCGTCTTGTGGCGCACGATCCGGCTCTCCTTCATCATCACGCTGGTTTCCGCGCTGATCGGCTTTCCGCTTGCCTATATCATGGCGCGGACGGGACCGCGCGCGCGGCTGTGGCTGATCATCGTCATCCTGCTGCCGCTGATGACCAGCGTCGTCATCCGCACCTTCGGCTGGATGGTGATCTTCGAGCGCGGCGGCATCGTTTCCGGCACGCTGTACGATCTCGGCTTGGTCAAGCGCAATTTCACCCTGATGCGGACCGAGACCGCGATCGTCATCGGCATGGTGCAGGTTTTGCTGCCCTTCATGACGCTGTCGATCCTCGGCGTGATCACGCGGATCGACCAGCGGCTGGAAGAGGCCGCGCGCACCATGGGCTGCAATTTTCTCCAGTCCTTCCGCCATGTGGTGCTGCCGCTGTCCATGCCGGGCATCGCCGCCGGCTCGCTGCTCGCCTTCACGCTTTCGGCGAGCTCCTTCGTCACGCCGAGTCTTCTCGGCGGCCCCAGGCTTCAGGTTCTGGCCTCCTCGATCTATTCCTCGGTAACGCAGACGCTCGACTGGCATTTCGCCGCTGCCCAGGCGGTCATCCTGTTCCTCGGCATCGCGCTGACCCTCATTCCCTATTTCAGGCTCACGGGAGGCCGGCATGGTTAA